Proteins from a genomic interval of Eriocheir sinensis breed Jianghai 21 chromosome 20, ASM2467909v1, whole genome shotgun sequence:
- the LOC127001398 gene encoding uncharacterized protein LOC127001398, with the protein MDMAPPKGPTVLPRVAPRLGQAASCRVGGEVQVDDNYMDMAPPKGPTVLPRVAPRLGQAASWRVGGEVDVDDNYMDMAPPKGPTVLPCVAPRLGQAASWRVGGEVDVDDNYMDMAPPKGPTVLPRVAPRLGQAASWRVGGEVDVDDNYMDMAPPKGPTVLPRVAPRLGQAASWRVGGEVDVDDNYMDMAPPKGPTVLPRVAPRLGQAASWRVGGEVQVDDNHKKPPTGPTVLPRVAPRLGLAASWRVGGKVRVDDNHKKPPTGPTVLPRMAPWQQEPDYLYFGDDEEHIYDEIP; encoded by the coding sequence ATGGACATGGCTCCGCCCAAGGGCCCCACCGTGCTCCCGCGTGTGGCGCCGCGGCTTGGGCAGGCAGCCTCCTGCCGCGTCGGTGGCGAGGTACAGGTCGACGACAACTACATGGACATGGCTCCGCCCAAGGGCCCCACCGTGCTCCCGCGTGTGGCGCCGCGGCTTGGGCAGGCCGCCTCCTGGCGCGTCGGCGGCGAGGTAGACGTCGACGACAACTACATGGACATGGCTCCACCCAAGGGCCCCACCGTGCTCCCGTGTGTGGCGCCGCGGCTTGGGCAGGCCGCCTCCTGGCGCGTCGGCGGCGAGGTAGACGTCGACGACAACTACATGGACATGGCTCCACCCAAGGGCCCCACCGTGCTCCCGCGTGTGGCGCCGCGGCTTGGGCAGGCCGCCTCCTGGCGCGTCGGCGGCGAGGTAGACGTCGACGACAACTACATGGACATGGCTCCACCCAAGGGCCCCACCGTGCTCCCGCGAGTGGCGCCGCGGCTTGGGCAGGCCGCCTCCTGGCGCGTCGGCGGCGAGGTAGACGTCGACGACAACTACATGGACATGGCTCCACCCAAGGGCCCCACCGTGCTCCCGCGTGTGGCGCCGCGGCTTGGGCAGGCCGCCTCCTGGCGCGTCGGTGGCGAGGTACAGGTCGACGACAACCACAAGAAGCCGCCCACGGGCCCCACCGTGCTCCCGCGCGTGGCGCCGCGGCTTGGGCTGGCCGCCTCCTGGCGCGTCGGTGGAAAGGTAAGAGTCGACGACAACCACAAGAAGCCGCCCACGGGCCCCACCGTGCTCCCGCGCATGGCGCCGTGGCAACAGGAGCCAGACTACTTGTACTTCGGCgacgacgaggagcacatctacgaCGAGATCCCCTAG